In one window of Cuculus canorus isolate bCucCan1 chromosome 37, bCucCan1.pri, whole genome shotgun sequence DNA:
- the OPA3 gene encoding optic atrophy 3 protein produces MVAGAFPLAKLLTLGARQLSRPLAARIKAGARASPFFRTYICLPPAQLYHWVEMRTKMRLMGFRGAAVKPLNEEAAAELGAELLGEAIVFGVGGLCVYLEYARQAGQARRREDEQVATLRDLQERLQRLEEQLDAVVGRDGSNRAPDSNRARDGSNRAPGGGAGHAPTASSHAHNSSSSGGSGCAPGGGAGHAPTASSHAHNSSSSGGSGCAPGGGAGHAPTASSHAHSSSSSGGSGCAPGGSSPAPSISNNGYSGHAPSHSGHAPVGSSH; encoded by the exons ATGGTGGCGGGAGCGTTCCCGCTGGCCAAGCTGCTAACGCTGGGCGCCCGGCAGCTCAGCCGCCCCCTGGCCGCTCGTATCAAGGCCGGGGCCCGCGCCAGCCCCTTCTTCCGCACCTACATCTGCCTCCCGCCCGCCCAGC TGTACCACTGGGTGGAGATGCGCACCAAGATGCGGCTGATGGGCTTCCGTGGCGCTGCCGTGAAGCCGCTGAacgaggaggcggcggcggagttgggagctgagctgctgggtGAAGCCATCGTCTTCGGCGTGGGAGGTCTCTGCGTTTACCTGGAGTACGCGCGGCAGGCGGGGCAGGCGCGAAGGCGTGAGGACGAGCAGGTGGCCACGCTGCGGGACTTGCAGGAGCGGCTGCAACGCCTCGAGGAGCAGCTCGATGCTGTGGTGGGACGCGACGGCTCAAACCGGGCACCCGACTCAAACCGGGCCCGTGACGGCTCGAACCGGGCCCCTGGTGGTGGtgctggccacgcccccaccgCCTCAAGCCACGCCCACAATAGCTCCAGCAGTGGAGGCTCTGGCTGTGCCCCTGGTGGTGGtgctggccacgcccccaccgCCTCAAGCCACGCCCACAATAGCTCCAGCAGTGGCGGCTCTGGCTGTGCCCCTGGTGGTGGtgctggccacgcccccaccgCCTCAAGCCACGCCCACAGTAGCTCCAGCAGTGGTGGCTCTGGCTGTGCCCCTGGTGGttcaagccccgccccttccaTCTCCAACAAC